Proteins found in one Planctomycetes bacterium MalM25 genomic segment:
- the rplL_1 gene encoding 50S ribosomal protein L7/L12 translates to MNRTHKACAKLHAAKSLFACLAATALLLPTTAARAGFILEVDPSAKEFSLTGSSDGKSPSDHATWFGGGPSLGIYMDNFGGSKLSVVKAVKSITGLGLKESKGLVDNAPGFITINSTAKNVSSHLSILRNVGATVRPLLSSKKTSTFSFTGTDGAALTLSLAEDGLTLDRSLSVAALLAASAGSTATSYASATPAQQAFLESQIDASLRLVDGSGFQALQVVSAVPEPGSLTACAVLSGVGMLAGRRRRLR, encoded by the coding sequence ATGAACCGCACCCACAAAGCCTGCGCCAAGCTCCACGCAGCCAAGTCCCTCTTTGCCTGTCTCGCCGCGACGGCCTTGCTCTTGCCAACGACGGCGGCCCGCGCCGGGTTCATCCTTGAGGTCGATCCATCGGCGAAAGAGTTCTCTCTCACCGGCTCCTCGGACGGGAAGTCTCCGAGCGACCACGCCACTTGGTTCGGCGGCGGCCCGAGCCTCGGCATCTATATGGACAACTTTGGTGGCTCGAAGTTGAGCGTCGTCAAGGCGGTGAAATCAATCACCGGTCTAGGGCTCAAAGAGTCGAAGGGGCTGGTAGACAACGCTCCCGGTTTCATCACTATCAACAGCACGGCTAAGAACGTCTCGAGCCACCTGTCGATCCTGCGCAATGTGGGCGCGACCGTACGACCCCTGCTGTCTTCGAAGAAGACGTCTACGTTCTCCTTCACGGGGACGGATGGGGCGGCGCTAACCCTGAGTCTGGCAGAAGACGGTTTGACGCTCGACAGGTCCTTGTCCGTCGCCGCCCTGCTCGCCGCCAGCGCCGGCTCGACGGCGACGAGCTACGCCTCGGCGACGCCCGCCCAACAGGCGTTCCTCGAATCGCAGATCGACGCGTCGCTTCGGCTGGTCGACGGCTCCGGTTTCCAAGCCCTGCAAGTCGTGAGCGCCGTCCCCGAGCCCGGCAGCCTCACGGCCTGTGCGGTCCTGAGTGGTGTGGGAATGCTGGCGGGTCGAAGAAGGCGGCTTCGCTGA